One stretch of Microcebus murinus isolate Inina chromosome 12, M.murinus_Inina_mat1.0, whole genome shotgun sequence DNA includes these proteins:
- the B3GALT9 gene encoding beta-1,3-galactosyltransferase 9, with product MQVTFCRLRTHQWCFILFNVILFHALLFGADFVEEYFLHSLPYIDMKVLEIKDKARKLNMEPLRSNLSKCYVLSQPEICKGKNIFLLSLIFSSPGNGTRRDLIRKTWGNVTSVQGHPILTLFALGMPVLVPTQKEIDKESHKNNDIIEGIFLDSSENQTLKIIAMTQWAVTFCPNALFILKVDEETFVNLPSLVDYLLNLKEHLEDIYVGRVIHQVTPNRDPRSQEFVPLSEYPEKYYPDYCSGEAFIISQDVARMMYVVFKEVPIMVPADVFVGICAKSIGLIPIHSSRFSGKRHIRYNRCCYKFIFTSSETADAEMPLAWKEINDGKECTLFETYYGLISCKLLTYIDSFKHFHMDTIKNNVMYLAD from the exons ATGCAG GTAACTTTCTGCAGACTTCGGACTCACCAGTGGTGTTTCATTCTATTTAATGTCATCCTATTTCACGCCTTGCTTTTTGGGGCTGACTTTGTGGAAGAATACTTTCTGCATTCTTTGCCTTACATAGATATGAAAGTTCTTGAAATTAAGGATAAGGCAAGAAAATTGAACATGGAGCCCCTAAGAAGTAATCTCTCCAAATGTTATGTCCTGAGCCAGCCAGAGATATGTAAAGGGAAGAACATTTTTTTGCTCTCTCTTATCTTCAGTAGCccaggaaatggaacaagacGGGACCTCATCAGGAAAACCTGGGGTAATGTGACCAGTGTCCAAGGGCACCCCATTCTCACATTGTTTGCTTTGGGAATGCCTGTTTTGGTACCTACTCAGAAAGAGATAGACAAGGAGTCCCATAAGAATAATGATATCATTGAAGGAATCTTCTTAGACAGTTCTGAGAACCAAACCCTGAAGATCATCGCAATGACACAGTGGGCTGTGACTTTCTGCCCTAATGCCCTGTTCATTCTCAAGGTGGATGAAGAGACGTTTGTCAATCTACCAAGCTTGGTAGACTATCTTCTCAATCTGAAAGAACACCTCGAAGATATCTATGTAGGAAGAGTTATCCATCAGGTTACACCCAACAGAGATCCTCGTAGCCAAGAATTTGTCCCTCTTAGTGAGTACCCAGAAAAATACTATCCAGATTACTGCAGTGGTGAAGCCTTTATAATATCCCAAGATGTGGCTCGGATGATGTATGTGGTTTTCAAAGAAGTACCCATTATGGTGCCTGCTGATGTGTTTGTAGGAATCTGTGCTAAGTCCATTGGTCTTATACCCATCCACAGTTCAAGGTTTTCTGGGAAAAGGCACATCAGATACAACAGATGTTGCTATAAGTTCATTTTTACATCCTCAGAAACTGCAGATGCTGAAATGCCCCTGGCATGGAAGGAAATTAATGATGGGAAAGAATGTACACTGTTTGAGACTTACTATGGGCTCATTTCCTGCAAACTTCTGACATACATTGACAGCTTTAAACATTTTCACATGGACACCATAAAAAACAATGTCATGTATCTTGCtgattaa